The Candidatus Woesearchaeota archaeon genome includes a region encoding these proteins:
- a CDS encoding inorganic diphosphatase, whose translation MVFNSWHDVEIGENAPHEINMIVEIPKESRVKYELDKETGLMMRDRVLWSAVHYPGDYGFVPQTLWDDGDPLDVVVITYEPTFPGTLCSVKVIGVLRMIDDGERDDKIIAVHANDPRCAEWDDIEHIPQHLLKEIKEFFATYKRLQGKEVQVFDVFGAEEAKKDVKRSQEMYAQKFGTK comes from the coding sequence ATGGTCTTTAACAGTTGGCACGATGTAGAAATTGGTGAAAACGCACCTCACGAAATAAACATGATTGTAGAGATTCCAAAAGAATCCCGTGTAAAATACGAACTTGACAAAGAGACAGGACTTATGATGCGTGATCGCGTGTTGTGGTCCGCTGTACATTATCCTGGTGATTATGGGTTTGTTCCTCAAACCCTCTGGGATGACGGAGATCCTCTTGATGTTGTAGTTATCACTTACGAACCTACCTTCCCAGGAACACTTTGTTCTGTGAAAGTAATAGGTGTTCTTCGCATGATTGATGATGGAGAGCGCGATGATAAAATCATCGCCGTACACGCAAATGATCCCCGATGCGCAGAGTGGGACGACATTGAACATATCCCGCAACACTTACTCAAAGAGATTAAGGAGTTTTTCGCAACCTACAAGCGTCTTCAAGGAAAAGAAGTTCAGGTCTTTGACGTATTCGGAGCAGAAGAGGCGAAAAAAGACGTAAAACGATCTCAAGAAATGTATGCGCAAAAATTCGGAACAAAGTAA